One genomic region from Marinobacter szutsaonensis encodes:
- the ubiH gene encoding 2-octaprenyl-6-methoxyphenyl hydroxylase gives MTAPETDLIIAGGGLAGATLALALARTVPELRVTVVETFPLSPDALPEDYQPSYDARSTALSWGSRLIFEELGLWPSLSEHATPIRHIHVSDRGHFGATRLHAEDHHQQALGYVADNRWMGLCLMRALLDTGVQWQAPAEVMDMTPTPDGVDVLIRKDGQEQRVSGHCLVVADGGRSGLREKLGFVTRTESYGQNALIANVSTGESHQFTAYERFTGDGPMALLPHGSPRRPENQSALVWTLTDEALAEVLELPDEQKCRRLQERFGWRLGRFTRIGQCGHYPLKLTTVDEAVRPGVALVGNAAHALHPVAGQGFNLALRGLMTLVEQFRQAVDEGRSIGDLSVLGEYQRRHRRDWQQTVQFSDSLIRIFGQSLLPVATARDAGLVGLDLVPGAKRWFARKAMGIGGRKPVVPSVSTTAGEDSRHDQ, from the coding sequence GTGACCGCACCCGAGACTGACCTGATTATTGCCGGCGGCGGCCTGGCCGGCGCCACCCTGGCTCTGGCGCTGGCCCGGACCGTGCCCGAGCTTCGCGTGACGGTGGTGGAAACCTTCCCGCTGTCTCCCGATGCCCTGCCGGAGGACTACCAGCCCAGCTATGATGCCCGTTCCACGGCGTTGTCCTGGGGTTCCAGGCTCATCTTTGAAGAGCTGGGGCTCTGGCCGTCGTTGTCGGAACACGCCACGCCCATTCGCCATATCCATGTTTCCGATCGCGGCCATTTCGGGGCGACTCGCTTGCATGCGGAAGATCATCACCAGCAAGCTCTCGGCTATGTGGCCGACAATCGCTGGATGGGGCTGTGCCTGATGCGGGCGTTGCTCGATACCGGTGTGCAATGGCAGGCGCCCGCGGAGGTTATGGACATGACGCCGACACCGGACGGTGTTGACGTGCTGATCCGCAAGGACGGCCAGGAGCAGCGGGTATCCGGGCACTGCCTGGTGGTGGCCGATGGCGGCCGTTCCGGACTGCGGGAAAAGCTGGGCTTTGTCACCCGCACCGAAAGTTACGGCCAGAATGCGCTGATTGCCAATGTCTCCACCGGTGAGTCCCACCAGTTTACCGCCTATGAACGCTTTACCGGCGATGGCCCGATGGCGCTGTTGCCCCACGGCTCGCCCCGCCGACCGGAGAACCAGTCGGCACTGGTCTGGACCCTGACCGATGAGGCCCTGGCGGAGGTGCTGGAGCTGCCGGACGAGCAGAAGTGCCGGCGTTTGCAGGAGCGGTTTGGCTGGCGGCTGGGCCGGTTCACCCGGATCGGCCAGTGCGGCCACTACCCGTTGAAGCTGACCACCGTGGATGAGGCCGTGCGCCCGGGTGTGGCGTTGGTGGGCAATGCCGCCCATGCCCTGCACCCGGTGGCCGGCCAGGGCTTCAATCTGGCCCTGCGGGGGTTGATGACCCTGGTGGAACAGTTCCGGCAGGCGGTGGACGAGGGCCGTTCGATTGGTGACCTGTCGGTGCTCGGTGAATACCAACGGCGCCATCGCCGGGACTGGCAGCAGACGGTACAGTTCTCGGACTCTCTGATCCGGATCTTCGGGCAGTCCCTTCTGCCCGTGGCCACAGCACGGGATGCCGGGCTGGTCGGGCTCGACCTGGTGCCCGGGGCCAAACGCTGGTTTGCCCGAAAAGCCATGGGCATCGGCGGCCGCAAACCGGTTGTTCCATCAGTGTCCACAACTGCCGGAGAGGATTCCCGCCATGATCAGTAA
- the pepP gene encoding Xaa-Pro aminopeptidase, with protein MSSMIPVKEFAERRRKLMERMAPDSIAILPAAPERVRNRDVLHPFRQDSDFQYLTGFGEPEAVLALIPGREHGEAVLFCKERHPEKELWDGFLCGPEGAIERYGLDDAFPISDIDDILPGMIEGRSRVYYPLGKDQSFDHRVMEWVKTLRSKVRTGAHPPGEFVALEHLLHDLRLYKSANEIKVMAKAGKISAEAHRNAMKRARHGGFEYNLEATLIHTFMEHGARSTAYPSIVGSGANGCILHYIENSAPLKDGDLVLIDAGCELECYASDITRTFPVSGRFSPEQRALYEVVLAAQYEAIDAVRPGNHWNHAHEAALRVLTQGLIDLGLLSGNVDEAIEKEAYKPFFMHRTGHWLGMDVHDVGDYRIGEAWRELEPGMVLTVEPGLYIAPDNTSVDEKWRGIGIRIEDDVVVTKDGCRVLTDEVPKTIAEIEALMAD; from the coding sequence ATGTCGTCCATGATACCCGTGAAGGAGTTCGCCGAGCGCCGCCGTAAGCTGATGGAGCGCATGGCGCCGGATAGTATCGCCATCCTGCCAGCGGCCCCGGAGCGGGTGCGTAACCGGGATGTACTCCACCCCTTCCGGCAGGACAGTGACTTCCAGTATCTGACCGGCTTTGGTGAGCCCGAGGCGGTGCTGGCCCTGATTCCCGGTCGCGAACATGGCGAGGCGGTGCTGTTCTGCAAGGAACGCCACCCGGAGAAAGAGCTTTGGGACGGTTTTCTGTGTGGTCCCGAAGGCGCTATCGAGCGGTATGGTCTGGACGATGCTTTCCCGATTTCGGATATCGACGACATCCTGCCGGGTATGATCGAAGGTCGCAGCCGGGTCTATTACCCCCTGGGTAAGGACCAGAGCTTCGATCACCGGGTTATGGAGTGGGTCAAGACCCTCCGCAGCAAGGTGCGCACCGGCGCCCATCCCCCCGGAGAGTTTGTCGCCCTGGAGCACCTGCTCCACGACCTGCGCCTGTACAAGAGCGCCAACGAGATCAAAGTGATGGCCAAGGCTGGCAAGATCAGCGCCGAGGCCCACCGCAACGCCATGAAACGGGCGCGCCATGGTGGTTTTGAGTACAACCTGGAAGCCACCCTGATCCATACCTTTATGGAGCACGGAGCCCGCTCCACCGCCTACCCCTCCATCGTGGGCAGTGGTGCCAATGGCTGCATCCTGCATTACATCGAGAACAGTGCGCCTCTGAAGGACGGCGACCTGGTACTGATCGATGCCGGTTGTGAGCTGGAATGCTACGCCTCGGACATTACCCGGACCTTCCCGGTCAGCGGCAGGTTCAGCCCGGAGCAGCGAGCTCTGTATGAAGTGGTGCTGGCGGCCCAGTACGAGGCCATTGATGCCGTGCGGCCCGGTAATCACTGGAACCATGCCCATGAGGCAGCGCTCAGGGTGCTCACCCAGGGGCTGATCGATCTCGGCCTGTTGTCCGGGAATGTGGATGAGGCCATCGAGAAGGAAGCCTATAAGCCTTTCTTCATGCACCGCACCGGCCACTGGCTGGGTATGGATGTGCATGACGTGGGTGACTACCGGATCGGAGAGGCCTGGCGGGAGTTGGAGCCTGGCATGGTTCTGACCGTGGAGCCGGGCCTCTACATCGCCCCGGACAACACCAGTGTGGATGAGAAGTGGCGTGGTATCGGCATCCGCATCGAGGACGACGTGGTGGTAACCAAAGACGGCTGCCGCGTGCTGACCGATGAGGTACCCAAGACCATTGCCGAGATTGAAGCGTTGATGGCGGACTGA
- a CDS encoding UPF0149 family protein — protein sequence MSESDTSSGAARAAEFERWANVFTAHQAFSHPSELHGALCGRLAAGSRIQEPEWLNMVCEHMGLPEDAAEESDDLAPFMNKAYEQTLALLQSADMSFHPLLPDDDYAIEQRLEALVSWVRGFLEGMALAAGESLGQAPDEIRELIEDMVAISQLSEDEEADEESEQQLLEITEYVRLGALAVFTEFNAPEKPASNSPTLH from the coding sequence ATGTCCGAATCCGACACCTCTTCCGGCGCCGCCCGCGCTGCAGAATTCGAACGCTGGGCCAACGTCTTTACCGCCCATCAGGCTTTCAGTCATCCCTCGGAGCTGCACGGCGCACTGTGTGGTCGGCTCGCGGCCGGATCCCGTATCCAGGAACCTGAGTGGCTGAACATGGTGTGCGAGCACATGGGTCTTCCGGAAGACGCAGCTGAAGAATCCGACGACCTGGCGCCCTTCATGAACAAGGCCTACGAACAGACCCTGGCGCTCTTGCAATCGGCCGACATGAGTTTCCATCCTTTGTTACCGGATGACGACTACGCCATCGAGCAGCGGCTGGAAGCTCTGGTTTCCTGGGTGCGCGGTTTCCTTGAGGGTATGGCCCTGGCCGCCGGAGAGTCCCTGGGCCAGGCCCCGGACGAGATCCGTGAGCTGATCGAGGATATGGTGGCAATCAGCCAGCTCTCCGAGGATGAGGAAGCCGACGAGGAAAGTGAGCAGCAGCTGCTGGAAATCACCGAGTATGTCCGGCTCGGGGCGCTGGCCGTGTTTACTGAATTCAATGCCCCGGAGAAGCCGGCCTCCAATTCGCCGACCCTGCACTGA
- a CDS encoding DUF2796 domain-containing protein, protein MNRFGYRLLLLPLSFFAGAAAASENPGAHQHGHAELSFAVEGNQVEVIFVSPAYNVVGFEHEARTEAQTRALKEANDWFAGTPLIDTPDSTCTVISSEVHHNGQEQHHEGNEHDHGDHGGGHSAYEVIQTLACPGVQDASTLTTPLTTRLERLEHLDVQWAGAMAQGATRLEHGEQAIELGQ, encoded by the coding sequence ATGAATCGATTCGGATACCGACTACTGTTGTTACCGCTATCCTTCTTCGCCGGCGCAGCCGCTGCCAGCGAGAACCCCGGCGCCCACCAGCACGGTCACGCCGAGCTGTCGTTTGCGGTTGAGGGCAACCAGGTAGAGGTGATCTTTGTCTCACCCGCCTACAACGTGGTGGGCTTCGAGCATGAAGCCAGAACCGAAGCCCAGACCCGGGCGCTGAAGGAAGCCAACGACTGGTTTGCCGGAACACCGTTGATCGATACCCCGGACAGCACCTGCACCGTAATCAGCTCGGAGGTGCATCACAATGGCCAGGAACAGCACCACGAGGGTAACGAACACGACCACGGGGATCACGGCGGCGGCCATTCGGCCTATGAAGTCATCCAGACACTAGCGTGCCCCGGCGTGCAGGATGCCAGCACCCTGACCACCCCGCTTACCACCCGGCTTGAACGCCTCGAGCATCTGGATGTGCAGTGGGCCGGCGCCATGGCACAGGGCGCAACACGCCTGGAGCATGGCGAACAAGCTATCGAACTGGGGCAATAA
- a CDS encoding DUF3299 domain-containing protein, with protein MFHVFPSYRFASLVLAALLGLASASVAAEPREIDWLELMPAEDLALLENMPEVEHEGDGPTILPDEIMTGRVVPAMGDVEGRIPGFVVPLKTTNDMKILEFFLVPYYGACIHVPPPPPNQIIHVKYKEGFYLEALYDPVWIEGTLVIERTENEIGTSSYAMEARSVTPYTE; from the coding sequence ATGTTTCACGTTTTTCCTTCTTATCGTTTCGCCAGCCTGGTCCTGGCGGCCTTGCTCGGACTCGCTTCCGCCTCCGTAGCCGCGGAGCCACGGGAGATCGACTGGCTTGAACTCATGCCTGCCGAGGATCTGGCGCTACTGGAAAATATGCCAGAAGTGGAGCACGAGGGCGACGGCCCCACCATCCTGCCCGATGAAATCATGACCGGGCGCGTGGTGCCGGCGATGGGTGACGTGGAGGGGCGGATTCCCGGCTTTGTCGTGCCGCTGAAAACCACTAACGACATGAAGATCCTCGAGTTCTTCCTGGTCCCTTACTACGGCGCCTGCATTCATGTGCCGCCGCCCCCGCCCAACCAGATCATCCACGTGAAATACAAGGAGGGCTTTTATCTCGAAGCCCTGTATGACCCGGTGTGGATCGAAGGTACCCTGGTGATCGAGCGTACCGAGAACGAGATCGGTACCTCCTCGTACGCCATGGAGGCCAGGAGCGTGACGCCCTACACCGAGTAG
- a CDS encoding ABC transporter ATP-binding protein has product MTSTTETRHNRANEGELALETRDLGFQWAATQPMLRFPDLAIPRGEHLFLQGASGSGKSTLLSLLSGMQVPHSGSVSILGSELQRLGSGARDRFRADHIGVIFQQFNLVPYLSALANVTLPCRLSRTRHDNTRPDPDSAAKELLGLLAIPEDHWHRKVTRLSIGQQQRIAAARALMGSPGIILADEPTSALDSDNRDRFLDLLLGLADERGASVVFVSHDRSLSRHFHHLVHLGGES; this is encoded by the coding sequence ATGACCAGCACGACAGAAACCCGCCACAACCGGGCTAACGAGGGGGAGCTTGCCCTTGAGACCCGGGACCTTGGCTTCCAATGGGCCGCGACTCAACCCATGCTCCGGTTTCCGGACCTGGCCATCCCCCGCGGGGAACACCTGTTCCTTCAAGGCGCCAGCGGCAGCGGCAAAAGCACTCTGCTGAGCCTGTTATCCGGCATGCAGGTACCCCATTCCGGGTCCGTCAGTATTCTCGGTTCCGAACTGCAGCGCCTGGGCTCCGGCGCCCGGGACAGGTTCCGGGCCGACCATATTGGCGTGATCTTCCAGCAGTTCAACCTTGTGCCCTACCTGAGCGCCCTGGCGAACGTTACCCTGCCCTGCCGCCTGTCCCGTACCCGTCACGACAATACCCGGCCCGACCCGGATTCCGCCGCCAAAGAGCTGCTCGGGTTACTGGCCATCCCCGAGGATCACTGGCATCGCAAGGTCACCCGCCTCTCCATCGGCCAGCAGCAACGGATTGCCGCGGCCCGGGCACTGATGGGCAGCCCGGGCATTATCCTTGCGGACGAGCCAACGTCCGCCCTGGATTCCGACAACCGGGATCGCTTCCTGGACCTGTTGCTCGGGCTGGCCGACGAACGGGGCGCCTCGGTGGTTTTTGTCAGCCATGACCGCAGCCTGAGCCGGCATTTCCATCATCTGGTCCATCTGGGAGGTGAATCATGA
- a CDS encoding ABC transporter permease: MKTRLAFSLALASLWHRRRVLALVCLTLTLSVSLLLGIQYLRTEIRQSFTSTISGTDLIVGARSGQLNLLLYTVFHIGDATNNIRWSTFRKLQEDPRIDWLIPISLGDSYRGYRVVATDSNFPRHFRYGQEQPVSLAEGEWFSDVFHVVLGAGVARELGHQPGEEIILSHGGGRTSFSNHADTPFRITGILEATGTPVDQAVYISLAGMEAMHVGWESGVAIPGRTLTREKARGMTFTPDAITAAYVGLKSPVLTFQLQRALNQSAEEPLSAILPGVALSELWRLMGQFEKALLGITGFVVITSLVGLVAVLLTLQTQRAHEIAVLRATGASTGLVASLHVIECVALALVSCLLALAVGAGLLTGIAPWLLDNYGINLTLRPLNPTEWALLATVPAAAALVGLLPAFATWRRTRTQGLGEISGQ, from the coding sequence ATGAAAACCCGGCTGGCCTTCTCCCTGGCCCTGGCGAGCCTCTGGCACCGACGCCGCGTCCTGGCCCTGGTGTGCCTGACCCTCACCCTGAGTGTCAGCCTGCTCCTGGGCATCCAGTACCTGCGCACCGAAATCCGGCAATCCTTCACCAGCACCATCAGCGGTACCGACCTGATCGTCGGGGCCCGCAGCGGCCAACTAAACCTGCTGCTGTATACCGTGTTCCACATCGGTGATGCCACCAACAACATCCGCTGGTCCACCTTCCGGAAACTTCAGGAAGACCCACGAATTGACTGGCTGATCCCCATCTCCCTGGGCGACAGTTACCGGGGCTACCGGGTGGTGGCCACGGACAGCAACTTCCCCCGACATTTCCGTTATGGCCAGGAACAGCCGGTCAGCCTGGCCGAGGGCGAATGGTTCAGTGACGTGTTTCACGTCGTGCTCGGTGCCGGTGTGGCGCGGGAGCTCGGACATCAGCCCGGCGAGGAGATCATTCTGTCCCACGGCGGCGGCAGAACCAGCTTCTCCAACCACGCGGACACCCCCTTCCGGATTACCGGGATTCTGGAGGCCACCGGCACCCCGGTCGACCAGGCGGTGTACATCAGCCTGGCGGGAATGGAGGCCATGCATGTAGGTTGGGAATCCGGCGTGGCGATTCCGGGGCGAACGCTGACCCGAGAAAAAGCCCGGGGGATGACCTTTACCCCGGACGCCATCACGGCCGCCTACGTGGGGCTAAAGTCCCCGGTGCTCACCTTCCAGCTCCAGCGCGCCCTGAACCAGTCGGCAGAGGAACCCCTGTCCGCCATTCTCCCTGGCGTTGCGCTGAGCGAGCTGTGGCGCCTGATGGGGCAGTTCGAAAAAGCCCTGCTGGGTATTACCGGCTTCGTGGTCATTACCAGTCTGGTAGGACTGGTGGCGGTACTTCTGACCCTGCAGACCCAGCGGGCCCATGAGATTGCAGTGCTACGGGCCACCGGGGCGTCAACGGGGCTGGTGGCGTCCCTGCACGTGATCGAATGTGTTGCCCTGGCGCTGGTCTCCTGCCTGCTCGCACTGGCAGTGGGCGCTGGCCTGCTGACGGGCATTGCCCCCTGGTTACTGGACAACTACGGGATCAACCTGACGCTCAGGCCCCTGAACCCGACCGAATGGGCACTGCTCGCGACCGTACCGGCCGCCGCGGCACTGGTCGGCCTGCTGCCGGCGTTCGCCACCTGGCGCCGGACCCGTACCCAGGGTCTCGGGGAGATTAGCGGGCAGTGA
- a CDS encoding TIGR02449 family protein has translation MEQSEVQALADKLDKLIERCQKLEQDNAMLRELQDDWNRERAQLVHKNDLAKNKIEAMIGRLRALEHH, from the coding sequence ATGGAACAGTCCGAAGTACAGGCATTAGCGGACAAGCTGGACAAGCTGATCGAACGCTGTCAGAAACTGGAGCAGGATAACGCCATGCTGCGGGAGCTCCAGGACGACTGGAACCGGGAGCGGGCCCAGCTGGTACACAAGAACGATCTTGCCAAAAACAAGATCGAAGCCATGATTGGCCGCCTGCGGGCACTGGAGCACCACTGA
- a CDS encoding cell division protein ZapA: protein MSKQSTTVEVKILDKEYLVACPEEEQEALIRAARHLDHKMREIRSSGKVFGVERIAVMAALNITHELLEQDSMSDATSSILKAMDSKLDDALGENTGH, encoded by the coding sequence ATGTCTAAGCAATCCACCACCGTTGAGGTGAAGATTCTCGACAAGGAATACCTGGTTGCCTGCCCGGAAGAAGAGCAAGAAGCCCTGATTCGCGCCGCCAGGCATCTGGACCACAAAATGCGGGAAATCCGTTCCAGCGGCAAGGTGTTCGGCGTTGAACGCATTGCCGTGATGGCCGCGCTCAACATCACCCACGAGCTGCTGGAGCAGGATTCCATGTCCGACGCCACCAGCTCGATCCTCAAGGCCATGGACAGCAAGCTCGACGATGCCCTCGGGGAAAATACGGGGCACTGA
- a CDS encoding 5-formyltetrahydrofolate cyclo-ligase has translation MSKFVPPQPFESHPDNLNRSQLRKHLRQRRRSLSFEEQMQASEYLALNLLKNPDLHRARHVAVYLPNDGEIDPHIYMDIARRKGVNFYLPVLHPIHTGKLVFSPYDDGVELTANRFGIPEPAFSKGLRRPAWALDAVLFPLVGFDENGGRLGMGGGFYDRTFAFSRLRPRLAPKLIGLAHDFQKVKALPIEPWDVPLHSVVTDRRCYRFRRSAPA, from the coding sequence TTGAGCAAGTTTGTTCCTCCCCAACCGTTCGAATCCCACCCTGATAACCTGAACCGAAGCCAGCTGCGCAAACACCTGCGCCAGAGGCGGCGTTCGCTGTCCTTCGAAGAACAGATGCAGGCCTCGGAATACCTGGCGCTGAATCTGTTGAAGAATCCGGACCTGCACCGTGCCCGGCACGTGGCTGTTTACCTGCCCAACGACGGTGAGATCGATCCCCATATATACATGGACATTGCCCGCCGCAAGGGTGTGAATTTCTACCTGCCGGTGCTGCATCCGATTCATACCGGCAAACTGGTATTCAGCCCCTACGACGACGGCGTGGAACTGACCGCAAACCGCTTCGGCATTCCCGAGCCGGCATTCAGCAAAGGGCTGCGCCGCCCGGCCTGGGCGCTGGATGCGGTGCTGTTTCCACTGGTGGGCTTTGATGAGAATGGCGGGCGCCTGGGCATGGGCGGAGGATTCTATGACCGGACCTTTGCCTTCAGCCGGCTACGGCCACGGCTGGCCCCAAAACTGATTGGCCTGGCCCATGATTTCCAGAAAGTGAAAGCGCTGCCGATAGAGCCCTGGGATGTGCCCCTGCACAGCGTGGTGACGGACCGGCGCTGTTACCGATTCAGGCGGTCTGCTCCGGCCTGA